The Lampris incognitus isolate fLamInc1 chromosome 7, fLamInc1.hap2, whole genome shotgun sequence genome window below encodes:
- the LOC130116043 gene encoding uncharacterized protein LOC130116043 isoform X2: MGKCKFASSWLDDSRFAAWLKPVEGNKHEAHCTFCQRNFKLCTMGVRAVDSHMVSEKHKAATKVQEQISALSRVVKADPSENVPVPAATPNPSDNAEAGLTEQSVDLSFDGKALVGPVGSDLTKENLSSVDEMAHKMLLKTPGGGRVREREGGSTPYSLPPGASSVRAQEHVAQLASQSLQQQQASRRLLESMSQSLDSLAQSVQLLVESQQQFVQGSLILQKQTVEILKDSSITAWDILREKLNQGHNAENTLREMFLAERPACTALQKLK, translated from the exons ATGGGGAAGTGCAAGTTTGCGTCCAGTTGGCTGGACGACAGCAGGTTCGCCGCATGGCTGAAGCCGGTCGAGGGGAACAAACACGAAGCCCACTGCACTTTCTGCCAGAGGAACTTTAAGCTGTGCACCATGGGGGTCAGGGCCGTTGACTCGCACATGGTGTCGGAAAAACACAAAGCCGCCACTAAAGTCCAAGAGCAGATATCTGCGCTGAGCAGAGTTGTTAAGGCGGACCCGAGCGAGAACGTCCCGGTTCCGGCGGCAACGCCCAACCCATCTGACAATGCGGAG GCGGGACTGACTGAGCAGTCGGTGGATCTGAGCTTCGATGGAAAGGCTCTTGTTGGACCCGTTGGATCCGACCTGACGAAGGAGAATCTGAGTTCTGTGGACGAGATGGCCCACAAGATGTTGCTCAAGACTCCTGGAGGAGGAAGAGTGAGAGAACGAGAAGGAG gTTCCACCCCCTACTCTCTGCCCCCTGGCGCTTCCTCTGTCAGGGCCCAGGAACATGTGGCCCAGCTGGCCTCCCAAAgcctccagcagcagcaggccAGCAGGAGGCTTTTGGAATCGATGTCTCAGTCCCTGGACAGCCTGGCCCAGTCCGTCCAGCTTCTGGTGGAGAGCCAGCAGCAGTTTGTCCAGGGGTCCCTGATACTGCAGAAGCAGACGGTGGAGATCCTGAAGGATTCCTCCATCACAGCCTGGGACATACTAAGGGAGAAGCTCAACCAAGGACACAATGCCGAAAACACTCTGAGAGAGATGTTTTTGGCAGAAAGACCGGCCTGTACTGCGCTGCAAAAGCTGAAATGA
- the LOC130116043 gene encoding uncharacterized protein LOC130116043 isoform X1 — MGKCKFASSWLDDSRFAAWLKPVEGNKHEAHCTFCQRNFKLCTMGVRAVDSHMVSEKHKAATKVQEQISALSRVVKADPSENVPVPAATPNPSDNAEAGLTEQSVDLSFDGKALVGPVGSDLTKENLSSVDEMAHKMLLKTPGGGRVREREGEQTMDSDDEDTTFSSHPGTFSLPSSSSSSNPLEPLPDNTLQRSKLLHTYPRSNDDSSRPPPRTASISSGSTPYSLPPGASSVRAQEHVAQLASQSLQQQQASRRLLESMSQSLDSLAQSVQLLVESQQQFVQGSLILQKQTVEILKDSSITAWDILREKLNQGHNAENTLREMFLAERPACTALQKLK, encoded by the exons ATGGGGAAGTGCAAGTTTGCGTCCAGTTGGCTGGACGACAGCAGGTTCGCCGCATGGCTGAAGCCGGTCGAGGGGAACAAACACGAAGCCCACTGCACTTTCTGCCAGAGGAACTTTAAGCTGTGCACCATGGGGGTCAGGGCCGTTGACTCGCACATGGTGTCGGAAAAACACAAAGCCGCCACTAAAGTCCAAGAGCAGATATCTGCGCTGAGCAGAGTTGTTAAGGCGGACCCGAGCGAGAACGTCCCGGTTCCGGCGGCAACGCCCAACCCATCTGACAATGCGGAG GCGGGACTGACTGAGCAGTCGGTGGATCTGAGCTTCGATGGAAAGGCTCTTGTTGGACCCGTTGGATCCGACCTGACGAAGGAGAATCTGAGTTCTGTGGACGAGATGGCCCACAAGATGTTGCTCAAGACTCCTGGAGGAGGAAGAGTGAGAGAACGAGAAGGAG AGCAAACCATGGACTCTGATGATGAAGACACCACGTTCTCCTCCCACCCCGGCAccttctccctcccctcctcctcctcttcctccaatcCCCTGGAGCCGCTCCCTGACAACACACTGCAGAGGAGCAAACTGTTACACACCTACCCCCGCAGCAACGACGACTCCTCCAGacctccccccagaacagcatCCATCTCCTCAG gTTCCACCCCCTACTCTCTGCCCCCTGGCGCTTCCTCTGTCAGGGCCCAGGAACATGTGGCCCAGCTGGCCTCCCAAAgcctccagcagcagcaggccAGCAGGAGGCTTTTGGAATCGATGTCTCAGTCCCTGGACAGCCTGGCCCAGTCCGTCCAGCTTCTGGTGGAGAGCCAGCAGCAGTTTGTCCAGGGGTCCCTGATACTGCAGAAGCAGACGGTGGAGATCCTGAAGGATTCCTCCATCACAGCCTGGGACATACTAAGGGAGAAGCTCAACCAAGGACACAATGCCGAAAACACTCTGAGAGAGATGTTTTTGGCAGAAAGACCGGCCTGTACTGCGCTGCAAAAGCTGAAATGA